The genomic interval GGACACGCGAGGGTCACCAGCCCCGCCCCGGTCCGCCCGGCCGCTTCGGAGGCGAGGATCGCGGCCCCGGTCTTTCCCTGGGAGCCAGCCACGATCAGGGCGTGGCCGAAGCTGCCCTTGTGCCCCGATCGGGGCCGTTCGGGAAGCGCAGTTGCCGCACCCGTCTGGGTCCATGTGCTCACATGACGCGTGAGGGTTCTCGAAGTTCCGCCGTCGCCATCGGGAGCGTCCTGGGGGTCCGGAGCCGTATCGGCGATCCCGATCCGCGCGACCTCGATGCCCCCCGCGTGGGAACGCCCCGGCTCGAGCAGGTGCCCGGGCTTGGGGAGCCCGAGCGCGACCGTGAGATCCGCCTCGACCGCGGTCCCCTGGACTTGACCCGTGTCGGTGTGGATGCCGCTGGGAATGTCGACGGCGACCACCCGCACCCTTCCGCCGGACGCACCGCGCAGGAAGTTGAGCTGCTCGACCCACTGTGCGAGAGCGCCGGTGAGCGGGCGTGCGAGCCCGGTCCCGAAGAGTGCGTCGACGACGACGCCTTCCGTGGCCACGCCGCGCAGCGGAGGCTCCAGCGTGTCGGCGACGTCGACGCCGACGGCCCGGGCCCGCGCGCGCTGCACCGCGGCGTCCTCGCCGGGCGCGCCAGCCAGGGAAGCGAAGACGGGAACGCCGAGCAGCTTCAGCTGCCGCGCGATCACCAACCCGTCGCCGCCGTTGTTCCCGCGGCCACAGACGACGTGGACGAGCTCACCGGGACGACGCACCGACAGCACCAGACGCACGACTTCGCGCCCGGCGCTCTCCATGAGCACTTCCGCCGGAATGCCCCACCCCTCGATCGTGTGGCGGTCGAGCGCGCGCATCTGCGCCGCGCTCGGGAGGGGCCAGCTCCGCCGTGTCACGCGATGAGATCCCGCAGGTCGCGCAGGGCGCGGTCCAGACCGACGAGCACTGCGCGCGACAGCGCCGCGCGGCCGACCGCCACCCGCTCTGCAGCGGGCGCCGCTTCGACGACCTCCGGGAGCGCGCGGTAGTCGAGCCCACCCGACACCCCGACCCCGAGTCCGACCTTCGCCGCCAGGCGGGCGGCGTCCCCGAGCTGCTCGAGCGCCTGACGGCGCTCGTTGCCCGGCAGATCGACCAGCGCGCCGGTGTAGAGCTCTACGCGGGAGACGCCCGCGGCATGCGCCGCCTTCACCGCGTCGAGGTTCGGCGGAATCAGCCCCGCCACGACGAGACCAGCTTCGCGCAGGCCCCGAATCGCTCCGGCGATCCCGTCGGCGTCCTGGCGCAGATCGAGCGGGCTCGCCGCCGCGCGTCCTTCCGCACGGTCGCCGGCGAGCAGCACGGCATCGGGGCGCAGCTCCAGAGCCGCGCGCAGCAGCGTCTCGAGGGCGGGCATGCGCAGCTCGAGGCGTCGCGCCGCGCGTCGCGTATCCCGCAGGTCCTCTTCACTGACCGGCTTGCCGTCGACGTTAACGCCGAGGCGCACGGCATCGACGCCCGCGAGTTCCGCCAGGGTCGCGGCCGCCGCCAGGTCGACTTCACTCGCCGCCGTCGCCTCTCGCAGGCTCGGCAACGCATCCAGCTCCAGAATCAAGCTCCGCACTAGTCCACCTCTCCCAGACTCTGCTGCAACGCGCCCGCCAGCTCATCGGCTGCCGACCGCACCCGCTCTTCGTCGTCTCCTTCGACCATCACCCGCGCCTTGGGCTCGGTGCCGCTGTACCGCACCAGGACGCGGCCACGGCCCTGGAGCTCGGACTCGACCCGGGCAAGCACCTGCTGAAAGCGCGGCAGCTCCTCGACCGCACGCTTCTTCGCCACGGTGACGTTCACGAGCACCTGGGGGACCGGCTCGAAATCCGCGACGAGTTCGGAGAGCCGCTTGCCGCTGCGGCGCAGGATCGCGAGCACCTGGAGCGCCGTCAGCAGCCCGTCGCCCGTCGTGTTGTGATCGAGCAGCACCACGTGGCCCGACTGTTCGCCGCCGAGATTCAGCCCCTGCTCGCGCATGGCCTCCACGACGTAGCGATCGCCCACCGCGGTTCGCACGAGTTCGAGTCCGAGACCGGCCAGGCCACGCTCGAGCCCGAGATTGCTCATCACGGTTGCCACGACCTTCCCCGCACGCAGGGCGCCGCGGGAATGGAGATCGCGCGCCAGGAGGAGCAGCAGCGCGTCGCCGTCGACCGTCTGACCGCGCTCGTCGATCATGATGCAGCGGTCGGCATCTCCGTCGAGGGCGATGCCGACGTCGGCGCGCAGCTCCTCGACCTTCGCGCCCGTGCGCTCGGGATGGAGCGCACCGAAACCATCGTTGATGTTGCGACCGTTCGGGTCGACGCCGAGCGCGAACACCTCCGCCCCCAGCTCGTGTAGCACCGTCGGACCGACCTTGTACGCCGCGCCGTGACCACAGTCGAGCACGACGCGCAGGCCGTCGAGCTCCAGGTCGCGGGGGAAGCTGTTCTTCAGGAACACGACGTAGCGCCCTTCGACGTCGTCGATCCGCCGCGCAGCGCCAATCGCGTCGGCAGGCGCGCGGTGCTGCGCGAGTTCGCCGCTCGCGATCAGCTCCTCCATCCGCATCTCGAGGGCGTCGGGAAGCTTGAAGCCGTCGCGCGAAAAGAACTTGATGCCGTTGTCCTGATACGGATTGTGACTCGCCGAGATCATCACGCCGGCGTCGCAGCGCATGTCCGCCGTCAGGAAAGCCATGCCCGGCGTGGGCATCGGACCCACCTGCAACACGTCGACGCCCATCGAGCACACGCCCGCCGCGAGGGCATCCTCGAAGAGGTAGCCCGAGAGCCGGGTGTCCTTGCCGATGATCACCCGGGGCCGGTCCTTCCCCCGGCTCGCGAACACGTGGGCCACGGCCTGCCCCAGAGCCAGGGCGGTCTCGGCGGTCATCGGGTGCTCATTGGCGCGGCCGCGCACCCCGTCGGTCCCGAACAAACGCTCGCTCATGCGCTCGGATTCTCTCCTGCCGCGTCGGGGGAGACGACCGGCGGCTCCGGAATCGCGACGATCTCGACCCGAACGGTGATCTCGTCGTCCTCTTCCATCCAGACGTGATCCACCAGCGAAAGCCGGACCTTCCGCTCCACCGATCCGCTGAGCCCACGAATGTCGATGGTCTCGGTGACGGCTTCTCGCATGCGCAGCACTTCGCGACGTTCTCCGGTCAGCCACACCTGGGTTGGCTCCACGTCGATCACCCCGAGCTCGTAGCCCGCCGCCGGGTCTCCCGTGACATCGGCGCGCACGCGCAGCGACTTGCGCCCGCGGCGGGCGAAGCGCAGCTCGAGACTCGCGGGAGAACGGCTGACGATCCGGGCGCCGGTGGGGAGCTGCTCTTCGATGCGACCCGCGTCCACCTCGTAGATGGCGTCCCCGGCCTGGGCGCCCGAGACCTCGACGGGGTAGTCGATCCGCGACGGCCCGACGTCGCGCA from Myxococcota bacterium carries:
- the glmM gene encoding phosphoglucosamine mutase, with product MSERLFGTDGVRGRANEHPMTAETALALGQAVAHVFASRGKDRPRVIIGKDTRLSGYLFEDALAAGVCSMGVDVLQVGPMPTPGMAFLTADMRCDAGVMISASHNPYQDNGIKFFSRDGFKLPDALEMRMEELIASGELAQHRAPADAIGAARRIDDVEGRYVVFLKNSFPRDLELDGLRVVLDCGHGAAYKVGPTVLHELGAEVFALGVDPNGRNINDGFGALHPERTGAKVEELRADVGIALDGDADRCIMIDERGQTVDGDALLLLLARDLHSRGALRAGKVVATVMSNLGLERGLAGLGLELVRTAVGDRYVVEAMREQGLNLGGEQSGHVVLLDHNTTGDGLLTALQVLAILRRSGKRLSELVADFEPVPQVLVNVTVAKKRAVEELPRFQQVLARVESELQGRGRVLVRYSGTEPKARVMVEGDDEERVRSAADELAGALQQSLGEVD
- a CDS encoding pyridoxine 5'-phosphate synthase, coding for MRSLILELDALPSLREATAASEVDLAAAATLAELAGVDAVRLGVNVDGKPVSEEDLRDTRRAARRLELRMPALETLLRAALELRPDAVLLAGDRAEGRAAASPLDLRQDADGIAGAIRGLREAGLVVAGLIPPNLDAVKAAHAAGVSRVELYTGALVDLPGNERRQALEQLGDAARLAAKVGLGVGVSGGLDYRALPEVVEAAPAAERVAVGRAALSRAVLVGLDRALRDLRDLIA
- a CDS encoding CdaR family protein; the protein is MPIRFGTLLLAWLIAMALWSMAHGTSEIERGVDIPIVFEGVPDDLVLVGQSARAVNIRVLGSRAALRDVGPSRIDYPVEVSGAQAGDAIYEVDAGRIEEQLPTGARIVSRSPASLELRFARRGRKSLRVRADVTGDPAAGYELGVIDVEPTQVWLTGERREVLRMREAVTETIDIRGLSGSVERKVRLSLVDHVWMEEDDEITVRVEIVAIPEPPVVSPDAAGENPSA
- a CDS encoding NAD(P)H-hydrate dehydratase — its product is MRALDRHTIEGWGIPAEVLMESAGREVVRLVLSVRRPGELVHVVCGRGNNGGDGLVIARQLKLLGVPVFASLAGAPGEDAAVQRARARAVGVDVADTLEPPLRGVATEGVVVDALFGTGLARPLTGALAQWVEQLNFLRGASGGRVRVVAVDIPSGIHTDTGQVQGTAVEADLTVALGLPKPGHLLEPGRSHAGGIEVARIGIADTAPDPQDAPDGDGGTSRTLTRHVSTWTQTGAATALPERPRSGHKGSFGHALIVAGSQGKTGAAILASEAAGRTGAGLVTLACPAGVHEVCEEKTLEAMTEPLPDLDGSVFAAAAEEGVVSLARTRDAVGLGPGIGRGEETLAWVRAVSKRIESPLALDADALFAFAGDLEPLRGRPGATVLTPHPGEAGALLDLSAATINEDRLGAARELAARTGAVVVLKGAGTVIASPDEYERINPTGGPALATGGTGDVLLGAITALLAQGVGVFDAACLGVYLHGAAADRWSRQFGDAGLQARDLLEGLPAAIAELRERSVPGFSFQEEDHALAMGFPDS